One region of Streptococcus salivarius genomic DNA includes:
- a CDS encoding TrmH family RNA methyltransferase, producing MEIIQSKQNASIKSARKLLQRKHRKTSYLLEGWHLFEEAKASGADILQVFVLEEMANRVANMVKVKLVSPEVLKELCETQTPQGIVAEVAKQSQALPESLSGKYLLLEDVQDPGNVGTMIRTADAAGYDGVFLSDKSADIYNQKTLRSMQGSHFHLPIYRGPILDMVEACKKQGVPVLATTLSDISVDYKAVKTDGNFALVMGNEGQGISQDMAESADQLVHISMPGQAESLNVAVAAGILMFSL from the coding sequence ATGGAAATCATTCAATCAAAGCAAAATGCTAGCATTAAATCTGCTAGAAAATTATTGCAGCGCAAGCACCGTAAAACTAGCTATCTTTTAGAAGGATGGCATCTTTTTGAGGAAGCAAAGGCAAGTGGTGCCGATATTCTTCAAGTTTTCGTGCTTGAGGAAATGGCTAATCGTGTGGCTAATATGGTTAAGGTGAAGTTGGTTAGTCCAGAGGTGCTCAAGGAGCTCTGTGAAACCCAGACCCCCCAAGGGATTGTGGCAGAAGTTGCTAAACAATCTCAAGCCTTGCCAGAATCTCTCTCAGGGAAGTATCTTCTCTTGGAGGATGTTCAGGATCCTGGCAATGTAGGAACAATGATTCGCACAGCGGATGCCGCAGGTTATGACGGAGTCTTTTTGTCAGATAAATCAGCTGATATTTATAATCAGAAGACCTTGCGTTCTATGCAGGGAAGTCATTTCCATCTTCCAATCTATCGTGGACCTATTCTTGACATGGTTGAGGCTTGCAAAAAGCAAGGGGTACCTGTTTTGGCAACGACTCTCTCAGATATTTCTGTTGACTATAAAGCAGTTAAGACAGATGGCAATTTTGCCTTAGTGATGGGAAATGAAGGTCAGGGAATTAGTCAGGATATGGCTGAGTCTGCTGATCAACTCGTACATATT